The proteins below are encoded in one region of Patescibacteria group bacterium:
- the cas2 gene encoding CRISPR-associated endonuclease Cas2 produces MKYKLPFTEKLLWDLYNFSHKTGRLILKALPKKHGLPFSSFNIFRDEWTSENKNKYLRKQSRKKFALLVYRLKKQGYLKKLKIKDNSAIAITQQGLDKILRINFKLMDKKIRKDNKWQMVLFDIPEDKRRGRDLFRNELKYLGYKMLQKSIWVCPYDTLKETKDLIKRYNLGIWVELLLVNKIGLK; encoded by the coding sequence ATGAAATATAAATTACCGTTTACTGAAAAATTACTTTGGGATTTATATAATTTCAGCCATAAGACAGGAAGATTAATACTTAAAGCGCTTCCTAAAAAACATGGGTTGCCTTTTTCTAGTTTTAATATATTTAGAGATGAATGGACGAGTGAAAATAAGAATAAATATCTAAGAAAACAAAGTAGGAAAAAATTTGCCCTTTTAGTTTATCGACTTAAAAAGCAAGGGTATCTAAAAAAATTAAAAATTAAAGATAATTCAGCAATTGCGATTACTCAACAAGGACTAGATAAGATTTTAAGGATTAATTTTAAATTAATGGATAAAAAAATCAGAAAAGATAATAAGTGGCAGATGGTTTTATTTGATATCCCTGAGGATAAGAGAAGAGGTAGGGATTTGTTTAGAAATGAATTAAAGTATCTAGGGTATAAAATGCTTCAAAAAAGTATTTGGGTTTGCCCATATGACACATTAAAAGAAACTAAGGATTTGATTAAAAGATATAATTTAGGAATTTGGGTAGAATTGCTTTTAGTTAATAAAATTGGGTTAAAGTAG